In Pseudorca crassidens isolate mPseCra1 chromosome 16, mPseCra1.hap1, whole genome shotgun sequence, one DNA window encodes the following:
- the LOC137208444 gene encoding LOW QUALITY PROTEIN: interferon-induced protein with tetratricopeptide repeats 2-like (The sequence of the model RefSeq protein was modified relative to this genomic sequence to represent the inferred CDS: inserted 1 base in 1 codon; substituted 1 base at 1 genomic stop codon), producing MLLKSGRMKKISPDPWTVTRDYGETTKNSLGSSLRQLKCHFTWNLVEGENSLDDFEDRVCNLIEFQNSEFQATMCNILAYIKHCRGQHKAALGCLQQAEEFIQREHADQAEIRSLVTWGNYAWVYYHLGRFSEAQVYVDEVQQVCRKYFSPYRTESPEMDCEGGWTRLRCGGNQNERAKVCFEKALEKKPKNPEFSSGLAIASYRLDNWPPSQNPVDPLRQAIQLNPDNQYVKVLLALKLQKINKEGEGERLVKEALEKAPLATHVLRGAAKLYXRKGDLDQAIELLRKALKRVPNNTYLHRHIGCYCRAKVLEIQXMGGKREKLQELIGHALGHLKRADESGGNFFHICFYLACLSSQAGRYEEAEYYFQKEFSKELPPVAKQALHLRYGNFQLYQTKCEDKAIHHFTTGVKINQESKEREKM from the exons ATGCTACTGAAATCTGGCAGGATGAAGAAAATTTCCCCTGATCCTTGGACCGTGACAAGAGACTATGG aGAGACCACAAAGAACTCCTTGGGCAGCAGCCTACGGCAACTAAAATGCCATTTCACCTGGAACTTGGTAGAGGGAGAAAATTCCTTGGATGATTTTGAAGACAGAGTGTGTAACCTGATTGAGTTTCAGAACAGCGAATTCCAAGCCACAATGTGCAACATATTGGCCTACATAAAACACTGCAGAGGCCAGCACAAGGCAGCCCTGGGATGCTTACAGCAGGCTGAAGAGTTCATCCAGCGAGAGCACGCTGACCAGGCAGAGATCAGAAGCCTGGTCACCTGGGGGAACTACGCCTGGGTCTACTACCACCTGGGAAGATTCTCAGAAGCTCAGGTTTATGTAGACGAGGTGCAACAAGTATGCCGGAAGTATTTCAGCCCCTACAGAACTGAGAGTCCTGAGATGGATTGTGAGGGAGGGTGGACACGGTTAAGGTGTGGAGGAAACCAAAATGAAAGGGCCAAGGTGTGTTTTGAGAAGGCTCTGGAAAAGAAACCCAAGAACCCAGAATTCTCCTCTGGACTGGCCATCGCGAGCTACCGTCTGGATAACTGGCCACCGTCTCAGAATCCCGTTGACCCTTTGAGGCAAGCCATTCAGCTGAATCCTGACAACCAGTATGTCAAAGTCCTCCTGGCCCTGAAACTTCAAAAGATTAATAAAGAAGGTGAAGGAGAGAGGTTAGTCAAAGAAGCTTTGGAGAAAGCCCCATTGGCAACACATGTGCTTCGTGGGGCAGCAAAGCTGTATTGAAGAAAAGGTGACCTGGACCAAGCTATAGAACTCCTGAGAAAGGCTCTAAAACGCGTGCCAAACAACACCTACCTGCATCGCCACATTGGGTGCTACTGTAGGGCCAAAGTCCTTGAAATAC AAATGGGtgggaaaagggagaagttacagGAACTCATAGGACACGCTCTAGGTCATTTAAAGAGAGCTGATGAGAGCGGTGGAAATTTCTTCCACATCTGCTTCTATCTCGCCTGCCTCTCTTCACAAGCCGGTCGGTATGAAGAAGCAGAGTATTACTttcaaaaagaattcagcaaagagCTTCCTCCTGTAGCCAAACAAGCGCTCCATCTGCGATATGGCAACTTTCAGCTGTATCAAACGAAGTGTGAAGACAAGGCCATCCACCATTTTACGACGGGTGTGAAAATAAACCAGGAgtcaaaggagagagaaaaaatgtaa